The following coding sequences lie in one Glycine max cultivar Williams 82 chromosome 19, Glycine_max_v4.0, whole genome shotgun sequence genomic window:
- the LOC100790912 gene encoding calmodulin-binding protein 25, whose product MASSQNVASIEPWMLRPPVTDSWLAEFFARDADTLTRALQKSLSGAVLPQDNHLSPFLHQPAAAAATPTVSSLSGSDQESAPRRRAAPPPSGKISKRKSRASKRSQTTFITADPANFRQMVQQVTGVRFGGAPIAPAAVVKPEPQRASGLARFPAGVGCLPTLDTSAFLLDHHQQQVVPASVNSGPGTGLSGPGPLPFAQPLLDAHAASFASSGLDFDTFSNFPTLESWKVM is encoded by the coding sequence ATGGCATCATCTCAGAACGTAGCCAGCATTGAGCCATGGATGCTTCGCCCACCTGTCACCGATTCATGGCTCGCAGAGTTCTTCGCTCGCGACGCCGATACCCTAACCAGGGCTCTTCAGAAGTCTCTCTCCGGCGCTGTTCTGCCGCAGGACAACCACCTTTCTCCGTTTCTGCACCAgcccgccgccgccgccgccaccCCCACCGTGTCCAGCCTCTCCGGCTCCGATCAGGAGTCGGCGCCGCGCCGCCGTGCGGCGCCTCCGCCCTCTGGGAAGATCTCCAAGAGGAAGTCGCGCGCCTCGAAGCGCTCGCAGACGACGTTCATCACCGCGGACCCCGCCAACTTCCGGCAGATGGTCCAGCAGGTTACCGGCGTGCGGTTCGGCGGCGCGCCAATTGCGCCGGCGGCGGTGGTGAAGCCCGAGCCGCAGCGCGCCTCGGGCCTCGCCAGGTTCCCCGCCGGCGTGGGGTGCCTTCCGACGCTCGACACGTCGGCCTTCCTGCTGGACCATCACCAGCAGCAGGTGGTGCCCGCCTCTGTTAACTCTGGGCCTGGCACCGGGCTTTCTGGGCCCGGCCCACTCCCCTTCGCCCAACCCCTCCTTGACGCTCACGCTGCTTCCTTCGCTTCCTCAGGGTTAGATTTTGACACCTTCTCCAACTTCCCCACTCTCGAGTCGTGGAAAGTCatgtga